A single genomic interval of uncultured Desulfobulbus sp. harbors:
- the glgB gene encoding 1,4-alpha-glucan branching protein GlgB: MNIQSKTATPSEWFTDYDKYLIGEGTHERAFEKLGAHIMSVNGESGVNFAVWAPSARQVSVIGEFNGWDGGSHPMYSSDSGIWTLFVPHLEKFTIYKYRIEAKSGQFFDKADPYGFAMEERPRTGSVVWDLSSYQWNDQLWLQERSSRQALDKPISFYEVHAGSWRKVHDENWGLRYLSYRELADQLIPYVKDMGFTHIELLPISEHPLDASWGYQVLGFFAPTSRFGTPDDFMYFVDQCHQHKIGVILDWVPAHFPKDGAGLNYFDGTHLYSHADPRQGEHQDWGTQIFNYDRNEVRSFLISNALFWLEKYHIDGLRVDAVASILYLDYSRKEGEWIPNQYGGRENLGAISFLKKMNEVVHGTHPGVLTIAEESTAWPMVSRPTYMGGLGFSLKWKMGWMNDTLRYMSKEPIHRRYHHNDMTFGMLYAFHENYVLPLSHDEVVHGKKSLLDRMSGYEWQKFANLRAYYSYMWTYPGKKLLFMGSEFGQWQEWDFEKGVEWYALSAVNHQGVQQLVKDLNQLYRREPSLYENDFNWSGFQWIDANDNENSVYSYIRYAVTSEDFIVVVCNFTPVIRENYRIGVPKTGTYAEILNSDSHYYQGSNQGNVFPIKTEDVSCHGFAQSVLLTLPPLATIILKRKEGLRASESSSEG; this comes from the coding sequence ATGAATATACAATCAAAAACAGCGACACCTTCTGAATGGTTTACCGATTACGATAAATATCTCATCGGCGAAGGAACTCACGAGCGAGCCTTTGAAAAACTGGGGGCGCATATCATGAGCGTCAATGGTGAGTCAGGGGTGAATTTCGCCGTCTGGGCACCGAGTGCGCGCCAGGTTTCTGTCATCGGCGAATTCAATGGATGGGATGGCGGCAGCCACCCCATGTATTCCAGCGACAGCGGTATCTGGACGCTTTTTGTGCCGCACTTGGAAAAATTCACTATCTATAAATACCGAATAGAGGCAAAGAGTGGCCAGTTTTTCGACAAGGCCGATCCCTATGGATTCGCCATGGAGGAAAGGCCGCGGACAGGCTCGGTGGTTTGGGATTTAAGCAGCTATCAGTGGAATGACCAGCTGTGGCTGCAGGAACGCAGCAGCAGGCAGGCACTGGATAAGCCGATTTCATTCTATGAGGTCCATGCAGGATCCTGGCGCAAAGTACATGATGAAAATTGGGGCCTGCGTTATCTCAGCTATCGAGAACTGGCCGATCAACTCATCCCCTACGTCAAAGATATGGGATTTACCCATATTGAATTGCTTCCCATCTCCGAACACCCGCTTGATGCCTCCTGGGGGTACCAGGTGCTGGGCTTTTTTGCACCGACCAGTCGTTTTGGCACCCCGGATGACTTCATGTATTTTGTCGACCAGTGTCATCAGCATAAAATCGGTGTTATCCTCGACTGGGTGCCTGCACATTTTCCCAAGGATGGCGCCGGGCTCAATTATTTTGACGGCACCCATCTCTATTCCCATGCAGACCCGAGGCAGGGAGAGCATCAGGATTGGGGGACGCAGATATTCAATTACGACCGTAACGAGGTGCGTTCCTTTTTGATTTCCAATGCCCTGTTCTGGCTCGAAAAATATCATATCGACGGCTTACGGGTCGATGCGGTCGCCTCCATTCTCTACCTTGATTACTCCCGCAAGGAGGGGGAATGGATCCCCAATCAGTATGGTGGACGGGAAAACCTCGGTGCGATCAGCTTTCTCAAGAAAATGAATGAAGTCGTCCATGGCACCCATCCGGGCGTTTTGACCATTGCGGAAGAGTCGACCGCCTGGCCCATGGTGTCGAGACCAACCTACATGGGTGGACTGGGATTCAGCCTCAAATGGAAAATGGGGTGGATGAACGACACACTCCGCTATATGAGCAAGGAGCCAATCCACCGGCGTTATCATCATAACGACATGACCTTTGGCATGCTCTACGCCTTTCACGAAAATTACGTATTGCCCCTGTCCCATGATGAGGTCGTGCACGGTAAAAAATCCCTGCTCGATAGAATGAGCGGGTACGAGTGGCAAAAATTCGCCAATCTGCGCGCCTATTACAGTTATATGTGGACGTATCCGGGCAAGAAACTGTTATTCATGGGAAGCGAGTTCGGTCAATGGCAGGAATGGGATTTTGAAAAAGGAGTGGAATGGTATGCCCTTTCCGCGGTTAATCACCAAGGGGTGCAGCAATTGGTCAAGGATTTGAACCAGTTGTACAGGCGTGAGCCGTCTCTTTACGAGAATGACTTCAACTGGTCGGGATTTCAATGGATCGATGCCAATGACAATGAAAACAGCGTCTATTCCTATATTCGCTATGCTGTCACCAGTGAGGATTTCATCGTGGTGGTCTGCAATTTCACTCCGGTCATCCGTGAAAATTATCGCATTGGGGTGCCAAAGACCGGCACATACGCAGAAATACTCAACAGCGATTCGCACTATTATCAGGGGAGCAACCAAGGCAATGTATTCCCCATCAAGACCGAAGACGTTTCCTGCCATGGATTTGCCCAATCAGTCCTGCTGACATTGCCGCCGTTGGCAACCATCATTCTGAAACGAAAGGAGGGACTCCGGGCGAGCGAATCTTCTTCAGAAGGCTAA
- a CDS encoding glycogen synthase, with product MYIIMISAECAPVAKVGGLADVVFGLSRELSIRGNAVEIILPKYDCMRYDHIWGLQLTHENLWVPWFNYFVHCSVYFGFVHGLKCFFIEPHCKENFFNRGSYYGFPDEALRMAFFTKAAMEFMLKTNKRPDIIHSHDWQTALAPVLLYEIYQHIGMQNCRAMHTIHNFKHQGIAGKNILWFTGLGKPEYYYDLNRLKDDFNPSAINFTKGAIVYANFTSTVSPRYAWEVRHSDQGYGLGHILHIHQHKFGGILNGLDYDMWNPETDPHIPAHYNHDSIENKYANKEALRERLWLEKSYKPLIAYVGRLDGQKGVHLIRHALLYAINHGAQFVMLGSSPEAGINNDFWDLKHMLNDNVDCHLEIGYNEELAHLIYAGADMIVVPSIFEPCGLTQVIALRYGTVPIVRAVGGLLDTVFDRDYSDKPEEERNGYVFHEADFQGIESALVRAIGLWNHHPEEFKKLMLNGIQYDYSWNIPGQNYLKTYEWIRHK from the coding sequence ATGTATATAATAATGATTTCTGCAGAATGTGCTCCGGTTGCCAAAGTCGGCGGCTTGGCAGATGTGGTGTTCGGATTAAGCCGGGAATTGTCAATTCGCGGCAATGCGGTTGAGATCATTCTGCCTAAATATGACTGCATGCGATATGACCATATCTGGGGGCTGCAACTGACCCATGAAAATCTGTGGGTGCCATGGTTCAACTATTTCGTTCACTGCAGCGTCTATTTTGGTTTTGTTCACGGGCTGAAATGTTTTTTCATTGAACCTCATTGCAAGGAGAATTTTTTCAATCGCGGCTCCTACTACGGCTTTCCGGATGAAGCCCTGCGCATGGCCTTTTTTACCAAGGCGGCCATGGAGTTTATGCTCAAGACAAACAAGCGACCGGACATCATTCATTCGCATGACTGGCAAACCGCCTTAGCTCCTGTACTGCTCTATGAAATATACCAGCATATTGGCATGCAAAACTGCCGCGCCATGCACACAATTCATAATTTCAAACACCAGGGTATTGCCGGAAAAAATATCCTCTGGTTTACCGGCCTGGGAAAGCCGGAATATTATTACGACCTGAACAGGCTCAAAGATGACTTCAACCCGAGCGCGATCAATTTCACCAAGGGGGCCATCGTATATGCCAACTTTACCTCCACGGTCTCACCGAGATACGCATGGGAGGTTAGGCACAGCGATCAAGGCTATGGACTCGGGCATATCCTCCATATACATCAGCACAAATTTGGCGGCATCCTCAACGGCCTTGACTACGACATGTGGAACCCGGAAACAGATCCACATATACCCGCCCACTACAATCACGACAGCATTGAAAATAAGTATGCCAATAAAGAGGCGTTGCGGGAGCGGTTGTGGCTGGAAAAATCATACAAGCCGCTGATAGCCTACGTTGGCAGGCTCGACGGGCAAAAAGGGGTCCATCTGATCAGGCACGCCCTGCTCTATGCCATCAACCATGGCGCCCAGTTCGTCATGCTCGGCTCAAGCCCTGAAGCCGGTATCAATAACGATTTCTGGGATCTCAAGCACATGCTCAATGACAACGTCGACTGTCACCTTGAGATCGGCTACAACGAGGAGCTCGCTCATCTCATCTACGCCGGTGCCGACATGATTGTCGTACCGAGTATTTTTGAACCCTGTGGCCTGACGCAGGTGATCGCTCTACGATACGGCACGGTGCCCATCGTGAGAGCTGTGGGAGGCCTGCTTGATACGGTTTTCGACCGTGACTATTCGGACAAACCAGAAGAAGAGCGCAATGGGTACGTTTTCCACGAGGCTGATTTTCAGGGAATAGAATCGGCCCTTGTACGCGCCATCGGGCTTTGGAACCACCACCCGGAAGAATTCAAAAAATTGATGTTAAACGGTATTCAATATGACTATTCCTGGAACATCCCGGGGCAGAACTACTTGAAAACCTATGAATGGATTAGGCATAAATAG
- a CDS encoding LuxR C-terminal-related transcriptional regulator: protein MRSESTRGKHGADDYKFAQTILNSISAHVAILDDAGFILETNKAWRLFAQQNALHPFSENRAVNYLEICDNAGDATAGESSNVAQGIRDVIAGKIDEFVLDYPCHSPEERRWFSMKVTRAVDSDPVRVVVAHENITRLKLAEEASRQSAEDLQLEKVNLEEANTALKVLLKRRELDRKEMELKVVENVNQLIAPVVNQLATQDISPDAHQLLATLQTRLSELTKPFLQRMTAIASRLTPQEIEIAALIREGKNSQEIADRLHLSITTIHFHRRNLRKKLNINKKGINLQTFLISLQQ from the coding sequence ATGAGGAGTGAATCAACCAGAGGCAAGCATGGGGCCGATGACTACAAGTTCGCGCAAACTATTCTGAACTCCATTTCTGCCCATGTTGCCATTTTGGACGACGCTGGATTTATCCTGGAAACGAATAAAGCGTGGAGACTTTTTGCCCAACAGAATGCTCTTCATCCGTTTTCGGAAAATCGGGCAGTGAACTATCTCGAAATATGCGATAACGCGGGCGATGCGACCGCTGGCGAATCAAGTAATGTCGCGCAAGGTATCCGCGATGTCATCGCAGGAAAAATCGATGAGTTTGTCTTGGATTATCCCTGTCATTCACCAGAAGAGCGCCGTTGGTTTTCCATGAAGGTCACACGGGCGGTTGATTCCGATCCCGTTCGGGTGGTCGTCGCCCACGAAAATATAACCAGACTCAAACTGGCCGAAGAGGCAAGCCGCCAAAGCGCAGAGGACTTGCAATTAGAAAAAGTAAATCTTGAGGAAGCCAATACCGCGTTAAAAGTCCTGCTCAAACGACGAGAGCTAGACCGAAAAGAAATGGAGCTCAAAGTGGTCGAAAACGTGAACCAGCTCATTGCCCCCGTGGTGAACCAACTTGCCACTCAGGACATTTCACCCGATGCCCACCAACTGCTTGCCACGCTGCAGACCCGCCTCTCCGAACTGACCAAACCCTTTTTGCAGAGGATGACAGCGATTGCCTCAAGGCTGACACCACAGGAGATCGAGATCGCAGCCCTGATTCGTGAAGGAAAAAACAGTCAAGAAATTGCCGATCGACTCCATCTCAGCATCACAACCATCCATTTTCACAGAAGAAACCTGAGAAAGAAGTTGAATATCAACAAAAAAGGCATCAATTTACAGACCTTTCTCATCAGCCTGCAGCAGTGA
- a CDS encoding HIT family protein, with protein sequence MTCPFCDAKNMQRILENERAFALHDAFPVTPGHCLILPKRHISSFFETTLDEQLSFLDLLAKLQQLIKKIHNPDGFNIGINDGEAAGQTVMHLHIHLIPRYLGDVEDPRGGVRWIKPEKAQYWVL encoded by the coding sequence ATGACCTGTCCTTTTTGTGATGCCAAGAACATGCAGAGAATTCTCGAAAATGAGAGGGCCTTTGCTCTTCATGACGCCTTCCCCGTTACTCCCGGACATTGCCTGATTCTCCCCAAGCGTCATATATCCTCCTTCTTTGAGACGACTCTTGATGAGCAGCTTTCCTTTCTCGATCTGCTTGCAAAATTGCAGCAGTTGATCAAAAAAATCCATAATCCCGATGGGTTCAACATCGGGATCAATGATGGCGAGGCCGCCGGACAGACCGTTATGCATCTGCATATTCACTTGATTCCCCGATATCTCGGCGATGTAGAAGACCCGCGTGGCGGGGTGCGCTGGATCAAACCAGAAAAAGCACAGTATTGGGTTCTATAA
- the eat gene encoding ethanolamine permease, which yields MAGQKVQSVAIAATRENYFEQRELKKGAAGWILLSFLGVAYVISGDFAGWNFGIEKAGWGGLLVATVLMAVMYTSMVLSEAELSTIIPSAGGGYGFARRAFGPLGGYMTGVGILFEYCIAPAAIVCFIAGYCTSLFGPDGSLIGYIPAGMQDVVSIVLGGTWVTKLLFYVLFVGVHLFGVGEALTLCMIITVIAVAALAAFIISMIPHYNPANLFDIAPAQGTAGASSFLPHGWMGVWAALPFGMWFFLGVEGIPLAAEECEDPTKDMPKAIITAMVMLLIFASLILVFGPAGSSANLIKDAADPLIGAIQSPNAYGGPTFVSRMINVVGLAGLVASFFSLIYGASRQFFALSRAGYLPTFLSLTGTRKTPYVALLAIGVLGFLLSLVVDGDSLLVIAVFGASISYVLMTASHFALRIKEPDLKRPYRTPGGKFTSGVSVILGCFAFVACFLANAKMTCVAALIYGVFLLYFVLYSRRHLIANAPEEEFAAISAAEEGLN from the coding sequence ATGGCAGGTCAAAAAGTTCAGAGCGTGGCTATCGCAGCCACTAGGGAAAACTATTTTGAACAGCGCGAACTGAAGAAGGGGGCGGCAGGCTGGATTCTGCTCTCCTTTCTTGGGGTGGCGTATGTTATATCCGGCGATTTTGCCGGCTGGAATTTTGGTATAGAGAAGGCTGGATGGGGCGGGTTGCTCGTTGCCACCGTGCTCATGGCGGTGATGTATACCTCTATGGTCCTCTCTGAAGCGGAACTCTCCACCATCATTCCCTCTGCCGGTGGCGGCTATGGCTTTGCGCGCAGGGCCTTTGGTCCGCTGGGCGGCTACATGACCGGTGTCGGCATTCTCTTTGAGTACTGCATCGCACCGGCGGCAATCGTCTGTTTTATTGCCGGCTACTGCACCTCCCTGTTTGGCCCTGACGGCTCCCTGATCGGCTATATCCCGGCGGGTATGCAGGATGTGGTCAGCATCGTGCTGGGCGGCACCTGGGTGACCAAGTTGCTCTTTTACGTGCTCTTTGTCGGCGTGCATCTTTTCGGCGTGGGCGAGGCCCTGACCCTGTGCATGATTATCACCGTCATTGCCGTTGCCGCTCTGGCCGCCTTTATCATCTCCATGATTCCCCACTACAACCCGGCCAACCTGTTTGACATCGCGCCTGCCCAGGGTACTGCCGGAGCCTCCTCCTTCCTGCCCCATGGCTGGATGGGGGTGTGGGCGGCCCTGCCTTTCGGCATGTGGTTCTTCCTCGGGGTTGAAGGTATTCCGCTGGCAGCCGAGGAGTGCGAAGATCCCACCAAGGATATGCCCAAGGCGATCATCACCGCCATGGTGATGCTGCTGATTTTTGCCTCACTCATCCTCGTGTTCGGCCCGGCCGGCTCTTCGGCCAACCTGATCAAGGATGCCGCCGATCCCCTGATTGGCGCCATTCAGTCGCCCAACGCCTATGGTGGCCCCACCTTTGTTTCCCGGATGATCAACGTCGTCGGCCTGGCAGGTCTGGTGGCCAGCTTCTTCTCCTTGATTTACGGGGCTTCCCGCCAGTTTTTTGCCCTTTCCCGCGCCGGCTACCTCCCCACCTTCCTCTCCCTGACCGGAACCAGGAAAACCCCCTACGTGGCCCTGTTGGCCATCGGCGTGCTCGGTTTTCTCCTGTCCCTGGTGGTTGACGGCGACAGTCTGCTGGTTATCGCCGTGTTCGGTGCCTCGATTTCCTATGTGCTCATGACCGCCTCCCATTTTGCGTTGCGGATCAAGGAGCCGGATCTCAAGCGTCCCTACAGAACCCCAGGCGGCAAATTCACCTCGGGGGTGAGCGTCATTCTCGGTTGCTTCGCCTTTGTGGCCTGTTTTCTCGCCAATGCCAAGATGACCTGTGTGGCCGCACTAATCTATGGAGTGTTTCTCCTCTACTTCGTCCTCTACAGCCGCCGTCATCTGATCGCCAATGCACCGGAAGAGGAATTCGCCGCTATATCGGCTGCTGAAGAGGGGTTGAACTAA
- a CDS encoding BMC domain-containing protein, translated as MEEEKQRFIQEYVPGTQLTLAHVIARPREIVCEHIGIEGNCDAIGILTITPGEAVIIAADIATKAADVGLAFLDRFGGSLVMTGDVASVEAAIDEVRDYVAANLHFTVVPITRS; from the coding sequence ATGGAGGAAGAAAAACAACGGTTTATTCAAGAATATGTACCGGGCACCCAGCTGACCCTGGCCCATGTGATCGCCCGCCCACGGGAAATCGTCTGCGAGCACATCGGCATCGAAGGCAACTGTGACGCCATCGGTATCCTGACCATTACCCCGGGGGAAGCCGTCATCATTGCTGCGGACATCGCCACCAAGGCCGCGGATGTGGGCCTGGCCTTTCTCGATCGTTTCGGCGGCTCGCTGGTCATGACCGGCGACGTTGCCAGCGTCGAGGCCGCCATTGATGAGGTGAGAGATTACGTTGCCGCCAACCTGCACTTCACCGTTGTCCCCATCACCAGATCTTAA
- a CDS encoding response regulator encodes MGYRIVIADDEPITRMDLREILIHAGYEVVGEATDGFDAIELCRTLKPDVVLLDIKMPLLDGLKAARIIHEEQHAKSILLLTAYSSMEFVDQAKTAGVVGYVVKPIKEESLIPMIEVGIARGEELAQKQLEIDQTKKRLEARALIEKAKGVLMKEHNIGEEEAFQMIRKLGMDKRRPMQDIAEIILLNHQ; translated from the coding sequence ATGGGATACAGGATTGTCATAGCTGATGATGAACCCATCACTCGCATGGATTTACGGGAAATCCTGATCCACGCCGGATACGAGGTGGTCGGCGAGGCGACCGACGGCTTTGACGCCATAGAGTTGTGTCGCACATTAAAGCCGGATGTGGTGCTGCTGGATATCAAGATGCCCCTGCTGGACGGCTTGAAGGCTGCCCGGATCATCCATGAAGAGCAGCATGCCAAATCCATACTCCTGTTGACCGCCTACAGCAGCATGGAGTTTGTCGACCAGGCCAAGACGGCCGGCGTGGTCGGCTATGTGGTCAAGCCGATCAAGGAAGAGTCCCTGATTCCCATGATCGAGGTCGGGATTGCCCGAGGTGAGGAACTGGCCCAGAAACAGCTAGAAATCGATCAGACCAAGAAACGGCTCGAGGCCCGGGCCCTTATCGAAAAGGCCAAGGGCGTCCTCATGAAAGAACACAATATCGGCGAGGAAGAGGCCTTTCAGATGATCAGAAAGCTGGGCATGGATAAGAGACGGCCCATGCAGGATATTGCAGAGATCATTCTGCTCAATCATCAGTGA
- a CDS encoding sensor histidine kinase: MAGTENDMIGRLCREHTTLGEEDVLCIQEVARTLGTVADLMHSDVFIDCKTRSKDVAIVVAQARPSSGKTLYRHSVVGEFAYRVNEPAALRTLDVGMPTQDMLAKTQENRDVRQNVSPIKNKQGEVVACLIAETDVTKAVQAKQHISVLSKTTEQLAETLMSMLSREQGIPYHVTDGILLFNRDGLCVFTNPVAQAIYKKLGYMGPLEELHFSDLALENIFFEDILEQPQIISPGINVAGLVLNIKYTPMYSVNNTTPTGAVMLMTDETAVMQKEKELILKSVALQEIHHRVKNNLQTIASLLRLQSRRINDATAKQAFSKSISRVLSIAATHEILAQNGMDDVDLLEMVKRILASVTQHSLSTNLDLRIRVVGDVIKTNSDIATSIGLVVNEIIQNSIKYAFEGREQGLIVVEIVKGKTCSNISITDDGIGYDESKIVGSNSLGSTIVKQLVTDKLGGTLHVDSGPKGTRVFFDFVTNTLYCGAQ; the protein is encoded by the coding sequence ATGGCTGGAACAGAAAACGACATGATCGGGCGCCTGTGCCGGGAGCATACGACCCTTGGCGAGGAAGATGTCCTCTGCATTCAGGAGGTCGCCCGCACGCTTGGCACGGTGGCCGACCTGATGCATTCCGATGTCTTCATTGACTGTAAAACGCGCAGTAAAGACGTGGCCATTGTCGTCGCCCAGGCCAGGCCCTCCAGCGGCAAAACCCTGTACCGTCATTCCGTCGTCGGCGAGTTCGCCTACCGGGTCAATGAACCGGCAGCCCTGCGCACCCTGGACGTGGGCATGCCGACCCAGGACATGCTGGCGAAAACGCAGGAAAACAGGGATGTGCGCCAAAACGTCTCGCCCATCAAAAACAAACAGGGCGAGGTTGTCGCCTGTCTGATCGCGGAAACCGACGTGACCAAGGCGGTGCAGGCCAAGCAGCACATTTCCGTTCTTTCCAAAACCACGGAACAGCTGGCGGAGACCCTGATGTCCATGCTCTCGCGGGAACAGGGCATCCCCTATCATGTGACCGATGGGATACTCCTCTTCAACCGGGACGGGCTCTGCGTGTTCACCAATCCGGTCGCCCAGGCGATTTACAAAAAACTCGGCTATATGGGGCCGTTGGAAGAGCTGCATTTTTCAGACTTGGCTTTGGAAAATATCTTTTTTGAAGATATTCTCGAACAACCGCAGATCATTTCACCTGGAATAAACGTTGCCGGTCTGGTGCTGAATATTAAATATACCCCCATGTACAGTGTGAATAACACCACGCCAACGGGAGCTGTTATGTTGATGACTGATGAAACAGCCGTCATGCAAAAAGAAAAAGAGCTGATTTTGAAATCAGTCGCGCTGCAGGAAATACATCATCGGGTCAAGAACAATCTGCAGACCATTGCCAGTCTGCTGCGCCTGCAATCACGTCGTATCAACGATGCCACGGCCAAACAGGCGTTCAGCAAAAGTATCAGCAGGGTACTGTCCATTGCCGCAACCCATGAAATCCTGGCCCAGAACGGCATGGATGATGTCGATCTGCTGGAGATGGTCAAACGCATTCTTGCCAGCGTGACCCAGCACAGCCTATCCACCAATCTCGATCTGCGCATACGGGTCGTGGGTGATGTCATCAAGACCAACTCGGATATCGCCACCTCAATCGGCCTGGTGGTCAATGAGATCATTCAAAACAGCATCAAATACGCCTTTGAAGGGCGGGAGCAGGGGCTGATTGTCGTCGAGATCGTCAAGGGCAAGACCTGCTCCAACATCAGCATCACCGACGATGGCATCGGCTACGATGAGAGTAAAATTGTCGGCAGTAATTCCCTGGGATCGACCATCGTCAAGCAACTGGTGACGGACAAGCTGGGCGGCACCCTCCATGTCGATTCGGGGCCCAAGGGGACAAGGGTGTTTTTTGATTTTGTGACCAATACCCTCTATTGCGGCGCCCAGTGA
- the eutA gene encoding ethanolamine ammonia-lyase reactivating factor EutA — MGNMEDTLLSVGIDIGTSTTQLVFSRLTLKNMASCFSVPKIRIMAKEVIFTSDIHQTPLIAATEIDGVRVRQIVEAEYARAGILPAQVGTGAVIITGETARKSNAAEVLTTLSGLAGEFVVATAGPALEGIIAGKGAHADVLSRERGAVVANLDIGGGTTNIAVFQGGEVIDTACMDIGGRLVRFTDGGKVAYASTKAKLLATDLGIPLHEGQLLSAQEIKRLAAGMAGILEQVLGCREQTELTGQMATDKLLSLDYRIDYLTFSGGVAECMQQEEKAPPVDPFQFGDMGIYLGRALINSALPARFTVLQADHTIRATVVGAGSHTTSISGSTITFAEKALPLQNVPVLKLSPEDEAQPFARWEGLIARKLDWFALKGEQQVPALAFKGPKAPGFDDIQALAAAIIRGMSAVLKPQDPLVVVVENDLAKALGQALIVQTGRERQIVCIDAVAVEHGDYIDIGSSIAHGNVVPVIVKTLALGY; from the coding sequence ATGGGGAATATGGAAGACACTCTCTTAAGCGTGGGCATAGACATCGGCACATCGACAACCCAGTTGGTGTTCAGCCGTCTGACCCTGAAGAATATGGCCTCCTGCTTCTCGGTCCCTAAAATCAGGATCATGGCCAAGGAGGTCATTTTCACCAGCGACATTCACCAGACACCGCTCATCGCCGCCACCGAGATCGACGGTGTCAGGGTTCGGCAGATTGTCGAGGCGGAATATGCGCGAGCCGGGATTTTGCCTGCCCAGGTCGGCACCGGCGCGGTGATCATCACCGGGGAAACGGCGCGAAAATCCAACGCAGCCGAGGTGTTGACCACCCTTTCCGGTCTGGCCGGTGAATTTGTCGTTGCCACCGCCGGACCGGCCCTGGAGGGCATCATTGCCGGCAAGGGCGCACATGCCGATGTCCTTTCAAGGGAGAGGGGGGCGGTGGTCGCCAATCTCGATATCGGCGGCGGCACAACCAACATTGCCGTCTTTCAGGGGGGCGAGGTCATCGATACTGCTTGCATGGATATCGGTGGTCGCCTGGTCAGGTTCACCGACGGGGGCAAGGTCGCCTACGCCTCAACCAAGGCGAAACTGCTGGCTACGGATCTGGGGATACCGTTGCATGAAGGCCAGTTGCTGTCAGCACAGGAGATCAAGCGGTTGGCCGCAGGCATGGCCGGGATTCTTGAGCAGGTGCTTGGCTGTCGCGAACAGACCGAACTCACCGGACAGATGGCCACCGACAAGCTGCTCTCCCTGGACTATCGCATCGATTACCTCACCTTTTCCGGAGGTGTGGCCGAGTGCATGCAGCAGGAGGAGAAAGCCCCCCCTGTTGATCCCTTTCAATTCGGCGATATGGGCATCTATCTGGGCCGGGCTCTCATCAATTCGGCCCTTCCTGCGAGGTTTACCGTCCTCCAGGCAGACCATACCATCCGGGCCACGGTGGTGGGCGCGGGCTCGCATACCACCAGCATCAGCGGCTCCACCATCACCTTCGCCGAAAAGGCCCTGCCGCTGCAGAATGTACCGGTGCTGAAACTCTCGCCCGAGGACGAGGCACAGCCTTTTGCGCGCTGGGAGGGACTCATTGCCCGCAAGCTCGACTGGTTTGCCCTGAAAGGTGAGCAGCAGGTGCCCGCCCTGGCCTTCAAGGGGCCCAAGGCACCTGGCTTTGATGACATTCAAGCCCTGGCTGCGGCCATTATCCGGGGCATGTCCGCGGTCCTCAAACCGCAAGATCCCCTGGTCGTGGTGGTGGAAAACGATCTCGCCAAGGCCCTGGGGCAGGCCTTGATCGTGCAGACCGGCCGGGAGCGGCAGATCGTCTGCATCGACGCAGTGGCAGTGGAGCACGGCGACTATATCGATATCGGCAGTTCCATCGCCCATGGGAATGTCGTCCCGGTCATCGTCAAGACGCTGGCCCTGGGATATTAA